The Nicotiana tabacum cultivar K326 chromosome 1, ASM71507v2, whole genome shotgun sequence genome segment agaaacaaaaataaaaagaaaaaacttaaattaGTAAGGgataatttggaaaatataaatttatggtgAAGATagttgtgtcttgaataaattaattttctgcttctgcttcttggaagaaactagaattttatgcttcttcccaaaagcaaaAGAACTGCTTCTGCTGCTGGTAAAAAGTATTTTTCTGCATTGGCCAAACaactcaatttttttaaaaaatacttttttggggaaaaaagtacttttggccgccaagaagcttggccaaaccgTAAGAAGTGGCTATGCTCCTAAGTTGGAACTGCTAATTAATGTTTATCTTAGGACTGTTTTTTGACTCATCGTTCTTTTTCTGAACTGTAATGGCTGAGACTCTATTTTTAATTGTGACCCGTCCAAACTTTAGTGTGAGGATATAGCTCCAGTCTTTGCCTAGAGGCTGTACTGAGAAGATCTTCCTTTTTCTATTTGTAAGGAATCTCATTCTTTGATAAAGTACTTGGCAGGGAATCTCATTCGTCTTGATTAATGAAAAATAGTTCAGTGGAGCCATAATGCGAGAAGTTGTCATCTGAGTTTGAAATGCCAGGaatgacaaaattcaaacaacTCAAAGATTGTTTAAGTACACCATAATTCTCGTGGTTGAGATATTTATCTGTTAAAACCAGGAACAAATATATCTGTAGAATCGGGGTTGTGATCATCCTATCAATTTTTCAATTCTCGGTGCGTACTCGATTTTAATGAGTAGCAAATTCTCTTGGTCTAAAGCCAAACAGTTTACATTGAGATTCTGACTGAAACAAATAACCATATTATGCCAGCTTTCACAAAAGTAATGCAGGTAACAAGCATCTGCACCACCTTCATCACATTGAGATGTGTAAATACAGATAATTTTCTCAGAGATCTGGCATGCATTTTCCTGTTTTTGGATCATATGTTCTCTCCATGACCACCTCCATTGGAGTATCCTTGGGACCAGCTGCACAAAGAAAAGGAGAACATCCAGAAGAAAGAGGATCAGACGTTAGCCGAATACACACAAAAATTGACCCTGGAAGAGTAATCAAACATCTTAAATTTGGTAGAACCAACTGTATGAAAATTTTCCTTGAAGTCAAAAGAAGGAACGCGGTAAGCAACAATGTCAAACAAGCACCATCAACTCCCAGCAAAAAGAATACTTAAGTCGCACACCTCAGGAACCATCCATCATCACTCAGCACACAATCCCCAAGCCGTTCCCAGCTTCAACCTTCCATATTCCCAAACAGTACTCCCACAGGAAAGTAACAGAAGAATAAACCATATCATTGATCTCCCCAGATCCACGCTTCATCTAAATTTGACTTACAATCTAATTTTAGATTACACTTCTTAAAACTGCACCATAATGTGTCACACATATTTCAACAATTTGTCTTAAATGAAACCTATCCTACAGTAAGGTTGCATCATAAAGTTGTGTCTACAATTGATTCTTAGCTCTTTAAGGTTTTAAGCTTTAATTTCTTCTTCCAGTTGAAATCAGATTATGCCTCTAAGGCTACAAACAGAAATACCTTTTTAAGAAACCTCCCCCACCCCCAactcttcaaaaaaaaaaaaagagaagaaacatACGGCATATACTACATTTAAGATGCAACAGAATACTCATCTAGAAGCATATTCGGGCGAAGGTGAAAGAATTTGATAATTACCAATTGTAGGCCTTGGTGTGGTCCTTATTTTTAAGATCTCGGGCCAGGGAATAATAGAACCTGACGCTCCTATACCTCTTGAGACTCTTACTTTGGAGCCATCCTCTAGGTATCTAATTCCGACCTTTGTTGGTTTCCTGTGGAAGAAGACATGAGCTACCACCATGTTCTAAGAGCAAAAGACAAATGGtaagagaaaaataaatacatCCATACCCTGTGACTGGATCCACAACCTGAACATTGGATACATGTAGCGGGGCTTCAACTGTAAATATTCCACCTTCATGGCCTTGCCCTTGTTTAATATGTTTCTTGACCTGCAAAAGGGCATATAATACAGTAAGGGGTAGCCTTGTTTTACATACTGATTATGTTTTTGATAAAATaacataattttatttataaACAGTACCAAGTGGGTACCGAAATATGTAACAAAGTAAGTGATTTTTCCTCTGCCAAAGCTTTAGAAAGTCTAACTACGGCCAAAATATTTTGGTCATGTTAGATAAAGAATCCCTCTTACACCAACAGTCTAAATATATTGTTTACATAAAAAGAATAGCTTGAAGCGCTTCTTAGTCAATTAACAGCTCCCTTCCTTAATACAGCTatcactaaggggtcgtttggtaggatgcattagataagctaatgcatgcattagctttgcgtattaataatacattgtttggtttacattttgaacatatgcattagttatgcaagcattagttatacatcctatttggtattatcctatgcataactaatgcatagaaaacaatggtattagcaatgcaatgggttttaatgcatgcattagcttagttaaagacaaaattgtctttcaaaatttatgcttgattaaaatatgctagttagtatattaatgcaagttcaaaataatccaaatagtgagaaataaaattatatccctagtaaataaataaatacttaacatatttctttttttataaataaatatttaattttattttacaatataggtagacaaataaaataattttttttaaactttttcatataaaagcatttctcaacatatgtttcttttaaaaagttagagtgtggactagttttgagggcatttttataaacaaataattcttttagaaactgtgcaatgctttaatacatcaaaccaaacaatggataagaaatatgtcagcataactaataccagcataactaatgcaagcataactaataccagcattactaatacaccctattcaacattattcttatgcaccctaccaaacgacccctaagtaaGTGGAGTTCAACGCAACTACTTGTCTAAAACACCACCAACTGATTCTTGCTTGCTGTTCACTAATAATCCAATCCGTGTAGAGGTTGTCTTGAAGTTCTTACTAGTGAGCAGACTCCTACAACTAGCTATATCTCAACAAAACCACCTTGAGCAACTCAGTTTCTTGTTCAATCTAACAATCTTGATGTCGATTCCTCCCACATAGTTTGACAAAGGTGTCATCAGTCTATCTCATATTCTTTATATTACGGTCACCAATGAGGATTTACTacattgaaattatttttatgttctcAGATTACAGTCGTATACCGTTGGAAAATTAGAACCTAAACATTCTTCAGTCTACACCCATTCTCCAACACCACCACTAAAACTTAATGCAAAAGAAATCACAACAAAGGCTGATACTATCACCACTTGAACCCAGACAGAAATAATCCAAATTCAGAGGTAACGTGAAATCGTGGCATGAAAGTTGATAGGATCATATAGGACTGTTAACTCCTCAAGATCCTTCTCTATCCAGTATGAGCTTTTCAATTTAAAGCTTTTCTTGCTAGGAATTGCTACATCTACTAACCTAACACTAGTATATGCTGTTAACTGACTAACCAACACTTTATGATATAAAATTATTCCTTTTTTCTTTACCTATTACTTTACTTATTATTATATTCACAAACCGTCTATTGTTTAGTGGCTCAAGGTTTCTATATGTAGAACTATTATTATTATGCAAAAAATTCAGACAGCTCAGCTGCATTAGACATTGTTTTAGAAGGAAACAGCTCATTTGCATTAGACTTTATAGCATCAAaacatctcttttcttttcaatatttTCATTAAGGCTATAAATCTAG includes the following:
- the LOC107769620 gene encoding uncharacterized protein LOC107769620, whose translation is MLKPFLFCYFLNCGRRGSIGNNFSDLSGSTLLKLKIGWKSYQKLIHQWRILRGDNVITISGKDKGETGTIKRVIRSQNRVIIEGKNLVKKHIKQGQGHEGGIFTVEAPLHVSNVQVVDPVTGKPTKVGIRYLEDGSKVRVSRGIGASGSIIPWPEILKIRTTPRPTIAGPKDTPMEVVMERTYDPKTGKCMPDL